Proteins from one Panicum virgatum strain AP13 chromosome 7K, P.virgatum_v5, whole genome shotgun sequence genomic window:
- the LOC120642396 gene encoding disease resistance protein RPS2-like, with protein sequence MPEPSMICAALQPVICGFINEAGVPAATAKRFSSFACIKRNHRLLRKARENLQAIRKVVQGQVDLETNHLNECDPRVNLWLRRVASVRGDSIDHEYDRLMQSSWLCRSILGLGKRYRLGKHIAQMLEDIAELIEEGNQFKTFASKRLPDLVEERPRTQTFGIKPVLRDLWESFESTDVSIIGVWGPGGVGKTTLLNNFNNELKALGRDYQVVIMIEVSNSGTLNKTAIQRTITDRLGLPWDDRETEEARARFLMKALGRKRFVILLDDVWNKFQLEEVGIPTPDFDSKSKLILTSRNVDVCYQMGAQQSLIKMEYLEKEAAWELFRSNLSTQAITSIDSPGPNNVIKEYADAIVQSCGGLPLALKVIGSAVAGLTAPREWILAMQATKHDIKDLDGIPEMFHKLKYSYDKLTPTQQQCFLYCTLFPDYGSINKDQLVEYWMAEELIPQDPNRGHRIISRLLSACLLENCGSDLEVKMHHIIRHLGLSLAVQQKIVVKAGMNLEKAPPHREWRTARRISLMYNDIRDLAISPECKDLVTLLVQNNPNLDRLSTTFFQSMYSLKVLDLSHTRITELPFCSTLAKLKYLNLSHTFIERLPEEFWMLKKTKTSGLKCYEGTQRDLRQLFQAIQTKGVKPLSKQLWDSRC encoded by the exons ATGCCCGAGCCAAGCATGATCTGTGCTGCCTTGCAGCCTGTCATCTGTGGCTTTATCAATGAAGCAGGGGTGCCTGCAGCCACTGCAAAACGCTTCTCATCTTTCGCCTGCATCAAGCGCAACCACAGACTCCTTAGAAAAGCCAGGGAAAACCTGCAAGCTATTAGGAAGGTGGTTCAGGGACAAGTTGATCTCGAGACCAACCACCTCAATGAGTGTGATCCTCGAGTCAATTTGTGGCTGAGAAGGGTAGCCAGTGTCCGAGGTGATTCCATCGACCACGAATATGATAGACTGATGCAGTCCTCCTGGTTATGTCGTTCAATTCTGGGCCTTGGGAAACGATACCGTCTTGGCAAGCATATTGCCCAGATGCTAGAAGATATTGCTGAGCTAATCGAGGAAGGGAACCAATTTAAAACATTTGCATCCAAGCGTTTGCCAGATTTAGTTGAGGAGAGACCACGGACACAAACCTTTGGCATCAAGCCAGTGCTGAGAGATTTGTGGGAATCATTTGAAAGCACTGATGTGAGCATCATCGGAGTGTGGGGCCCAGGTGGCGTCGGGAAGACAACACTCCTTAACAACTTTAACAATGAGCTCAAGGCACTCGGCAGGGATTACCAG GTGGTGATCATGATTGAGGTGTCCAACTCTGGAACTCTAAACAAAACAGCAATCCAGCGCACAATTACAGACCGCCTTGGGTTGCCATGGGATGACAGAGAGACAGAGGAAGCTCGGGCGAGGTTCTTAATGAAAGCACTGGGCAGAAAAAGATTTGTGATTTTACTGGATGATGTCTGGAACAAATTCCAACTAGAAGAAGTTGGGATCCCTACCCCTGATTTTGATAGCAAAAGCAAGCTGATTCTCACATCACGTAATGTGGATGTGTGCTATCAAATGGGAGCTCAACAGAGCTTGATCAAGATGGAGTACCTAGAAAAAGAAGCAGCATGGGAGCTCTTCCGCAGCAATTTGAGCACTCAGGCAATTACATCCATTGATTCACCTGGCCCCAACAATGTTATAAAAGAATATGCTGATGCAATTGTCCAAAGCTGTGGTGGTTTGCCACTAGCCCTCAAGGTAATAGGGAGTGCAGTGGCAGGGCTAACAGCACCAAGGGAATGGATTTTGGCAATGCAAGCAACCAAGCATGACATCAAGGACTTGGATGGAATCCCAGAAATGTTCCATAAACTGAAATATAGTTATGATAAGTTGACACCAACGCAGCAGCAGTGCTTCTTGTATTGCACCCTTTTCCCTGATTATGGTTCAATTAACAAAGATCAGCTTGTGGAATACTGGATGGCAGAAGAATTGATACCTCAAGATCCCAACAGAGGCCATCGCATAATCAGTCGCCTGCTCTCAGCATGCTTATTAGAGAACTGCGGATCTGATTTAGAGGTGAAAATGCACCACATTATTCGTCATCTGGGATTGTCCCTTGCAGTGCAGCAAAAGATTGTTGTGAAGGCTGGAATGAACTTGGAAAAAGCGCCACCACACAGAGAGTGGCGAACAGCAAGAAGGATATCACTCATGTACAATGACATAAGGGACCTCGCAATCTCACCTGAATGCAAGGATCTTGTAACTCTACTGGTCCAGAATAATCCTAACTTGGATAGGCTGAGTACAACCTTCTTCCAGTCCATGTATTCTTTGAAGGTTCTTGATCTTTCACACACCAGGATTACTGAACTTCCTTTCTGTAGCACATTGGCAAAGCTCAAGTATCTCAATTTGTCTCACACATTCATTGAGAGGCTTCCTGAAGAATTCTGGATGCTAAAAAAAACTAAGACATCTGGACTTAAGTGTTACGAAGGCACTCAAAGAGACCTTAGACAACTGTTCCAAGCTATACAAACTAAGGGTGTTAAACCTCTTTCGAAGCAACTATGGGATTCGCGATGTTAA
- the LOC120642441 gene encoding casein kinase 1-like isoform X2, with amino-acid sequence MEQVVGGKFKLGKKIGSGSFGELYLAVNVQNGEEVAVKLESVKSRHPQLHYESKLYMLLQGGTGIPHLKWFGVEGEYNVMVIDLLGPSLEDLFNYCSRKFSLKTVLMLADQMISRVEYMHTKGFLHRDIKPDNFLMGLGRKANQVFVIDYGLAKKYRDLQTHKHIPYRENKNLTGTARYASVNTHLGVEQSRRDDLESLGYVLMYFLRGSLPWQGLKAGTKKQKYDRISEKKMLTPVEVLCKSYPTEFTSYFHYCRSLRFEDKPDYSYLRRLFRDLFIREGYQLDYVFDWTIMKYPQFRDKSKLQSSGKTSGLAGPSAERTERTAAEALFRRTGSGSGHNREHTKHRSLLESLMPSKVVVDSDRTRPSSSLRNGSTSRRAVLSSSKPSSSGDPSDPNRMGRMVSSASSRPSTTAQRAHHLGGADIRSSSLSKIGRSSHDDAVRNFELLSIGADRRK; translated from the exons ATGGAGCAGGTGGTCGGGGGGAAGTTCAAGCTCGGGAAGAAGATCGGTAGCGGGTCCTTCGGGGAGCTCTACCTCG CCGTGAACGTGCAGAATGGTGAGGAGGTGGCCGTCAAACTG GAATCAGTGAAATCACGGCATCCTCAGCTTCACTACGAATCAAAACTGTACATGCTTTTGCAGGGTGGAA CTGGGATTCCACATCTGAAGTGGTTCGGGGTGGAGGGGGAGTACAATGTCATGGTGATTGATCTGCTTGGTCCAAGTCTGGAGGACTTATTTAACTACTGCAGCAGAAAGTTCTCCCTCAAAACTGTACTAATGCTTGCAGATCAGATG ATCAGTAGAGTAGAGTATATGCACACAAAGGGGTTTCTACATCGTGATATCAAGCCTGATAATTTCCTCATGGGTTTAGGGCGCAAAGCAAACCAG GTATTTGTCATCGACTATGGCCTTGCGAAAAAATACCGAGACCTCCAAACTCATAAGCACATACCTTACAG GGAAAACAAAAACCTCACAGGGACAGCGCGATATGCCAGTGTAAATACCCATCTTGGAGTAG AACAAAGCAGGAGAGATGATCTGGAATCTCTTGGTTATGTGCTGATGTATTTCTTAAGAGGAAG CCTTCCATGGCAAGGTCTGAAAGCTGGCACAAAGAAGCAAAAGTATGATAGAATCAGTGAAAAGAAAATGTTAACGCCAGTTGAG GTCCTCTGTAAATCATATCCAACAGAGTTTACTTCATACTTCCATTATTGTCGATCCTTACGATTTGAAGATAAACCAGATTACTCCTATTTAAGGAGACTCTTCCGTGACTTATTTATTCGCGAAG GGTACCAACTAGATTACGTATTTGACTGGACCATTATGAAGTATCCTCAATTTAGAGATAAAAGCAAACTTCAG TCTAGCGGCAAGACTAGTGGGTTGGCAGGCCCTTCTGCTGAACGAACTGAGAGAACTGCAG CTGAAGCTTTGTTTAGAAGAACTGGATCTGGTTCCGGTCACAATAGAGAACACACCAAGCACAGAAGTCTTCTAGAGTCCCTGATGCCATCCAAGGTG GTTGTTGATTCAGATAGAACAAGGCCATCATCATCGTTGCGCAATGGAAGCACATCAAGAAGAGCCGTTCTTTCATCAAGCAAACCAAGCTCTTCTGGAGATCCAAGTGACCCAAACCGCATGGGCCGCATGGTCTCGAGTGCCAGCAGTCGCCCATCAACTACTGCCCAAAGGGCGCACCATCTGGGTGGGGCTGACATCAGGTCCTCGTCTTTATCGAAGATCGGAAGGTCTTCACATGATGACGCTGTCAGGAACTTTGAGCTGCTCTCAATTGGCGCTGACAGGAGAAAATAA
- the LOC120642441 gene encoding casein kinase 1-like isoform X1 — protein sequence MEQVVGGKFKLGKKIGSGSFGELYLAVNVQNGEEVAVKLESVKSRHPQLHYESKLYMLLQGGTGIPHLKWFGVEGEYNVMVIDLLGPSLEDLFNYCSRKFSLKTVLMLADQMISRVEYMHTKGFLHRDIKPDNFLMGLGRKANQVFVIDYGLAKKYRDLQTHKHIPYRENKNLTGTARYASVNTHLGVEQSRRDDLESLGYVLMYFLRGSLPWQGLKAGTKKQKYDRISEKKMLTPVEQVLCKSYPTEFTSYFHYCRSLRFEDKPDYSYLRRLFRDLFIREGYQLDYVFDWTIMKYPQFRDKSKLQSSGKTSGLAGPSAERTERTAAEALFRRTGSGSGHNREHTKHRSLLESLMPSKVVVDSDRTRPSSSLRNGSTSRRAVLSSSKPSSSGDPSDPNRMGRMVSSASSRPSTTAQRAHHLGGADIRSSSLSKIGRSSHDDAVRNFELLSIGADRRK from the exons ATGGAGCAGGTGGTCGGGGGGAAGTTCAAGCTCGGGAAGAAGATCGGTAGCGGGTCCTTCGGGGAGCTCTACCTCG CCGTGAACGTGCAGAATGGTGAGGAGGTGGCCGTCAAACTG GAATCAGTGAAATCACGGCATCCTCAGCTTCACTACGAATCAAAACTGTACATGCTTTTGCAGGGTGGAA CTGGGATTCCACATCTGAAGTGGTTCGGGGTGGAGGGGGAGTACAATGTCATGGTGATTGATCTGCTTGGTCCAAGTCTGGAGGACTTATTTAACTACTGCAGCAGAAAGTTCTCCCTCAAAACTGTACTAATGCTTGCAGATCAGATG ATCAGTAGAGTAGAGTATATGCACACAAAGGGGTTTCTACATCGTGATATCAAGCCTGATAATTTCCTCATGGGTTTAGGGCGCAAAGCAAACCAG GTATTTGTCATCGACTATGGCCTTGCGAAAAAATACCGAGACCTCCAAACTCATAAGCACATACCTTACAG GGAAAACAAAAACCTCACAGGGACAGCGCGATATGCCAGTGTAAATACCCATCTTGGAGTAG AACAAAGCAGGAGAGATGATCTGGAATCTCTTGGTTATGTGCTGATGTATTTCTTAAGAGGAAG CCTTCCATGGCAAGGTCTGAAAGCTGGCACAAAGAAGCAAAAGTATGATAGAATCAGTGAAAAGAAAATGTTAACGCCAGTTGAG CAGGTCCTCTGTAAATCATATCCAACAGAGTTTACTTCATACTTCCATTATTGTCGATCCTTACGATTTGAAGATAAACCAGATTACTCCTATTTAAGGAGACTCTTCCGTGACTTATTTATTCGCGAAG GGTACCAACTAGATTACGTATTTGACTGGACCATTATGAAGTATCCTCAATTTAGAGATAAAAGCAAACTTCAG TCTAGCGGCAAGACTAGTGGGTTGGCAGGCCCTTCTGCTGAACGAACTGAGAGAACTGCAG CTGAAGCTTTGTTTAGAAGAACTGGATCTGGTTCCGGTCACAATAGAGAACACACCAAGCACAGAAGTCTTCTAGAGTCCCTGATGCCATCCAAGGTG GTTGTTGATTCAGATAGAACAAGGCCATCATCATCGTTGCGCAATGGAAGCACATCAAGAAGAGCCGTTCTTTCATCAAGCAAACCAAGCTCTTCTGGAGATCCAAGTGACCCAAACCGCATGGGCCGCATGGTCTCGAGTGCCAGCAGTCGCCCATCAACTACTGCCCAAAGGGCGCACCATCTGGGTGGGGCTGACATCAGGTCCTCGTCTTTATCGAAGATCGGAAGGTCTTCACATGATGACGCTGTCAGGAACTTTGAGCTGCTCTCAATTGGCGCTGACAGGAGAAAATAA
- the LOC120642441 gene encoding casein kinase 1-like isoform X3: MEQVVGGKFKLGKKIGSGSFGELYLAVNVQNGEEVAVKLESVKSRHPQLHYESKLYMLLQGGTGIPHLKWFGVEGEYNVMVIDLLGPSLEDLFNYCSRKFSLKTVLMLADQMISRVEYMHTKGFLHRDIKPDNFLMGLGRKANQVFVIDYGLAKKYRDLQTHKHIPYRENKNLTGTARYASVNTHLGVEQSRRDDLESLGYVLMYFLRGSLPWQGLKAGTKKQKYDRISEKKMLTPVEQVLCKSYPTEFTSYFHYCRSLRFEDKPDYSYLRRLFRDLFIREGYQLDYVFDWTIMKYPQFRDKSKLQSSGKTSGLAGPSAERTERTAAEALFRRTGSGSGHNREHTKHRSLLESLMPSKVVDSDRTRPSSSLRNGSTSRRAVLSSSKPSSSGDPSDPNRMGRMVSSASSRPSTTAQRAHHLGGADIRSSSLSKIGRSSHDDAVRNFELLSIGADRRK, from the exons ATGGAGCAGGTGGTCGGGGGGAAGTTCAAGCTCGGGAAGAAGATCGGTAGCGGGTCCTTCGGGGAGCTCTACCTCG CCGTGAACGTGCAGAATGGTGAGGAGGTGGCCGTCAAACTG GAATCAGTGAAATCACGGCATCCTCAGCTTCACTACGAATCAAAACTGTACATGCTTTTGCAGGGTGGAA CTGGGATTCCACATCTGAAGTGGTTCGGGGTGGAGGGGGAGTACAATGTCATGGTGATTGATCTGCTTGGTCCAAGTCTGGAGGACTTATTTAACTACTGCAGCAGAAAGTTCTCCCTCAAAACTGTACTAATGCTTGCAGATCAGATG ATCAGTAGAGTAGAGTATATGCACACAAAGGGGTTTCTACATCGTGATATCAAGCCTGATAATTTCCTCATGGGTTTAGGGCGCAAAGCAAACCAG GTATTTGTCATCGACTATGGCCTTGCGAAAAAATACCGAGACCTCCAAACTCATAAGCACATACCTTACAG GGAAAACAAAAACCTCACAGGGACAGCGCGATATGCCAGTGTAAATACCCATCTTGGAGTAG AACAAAGCAGGAGAGATGATCTGGAATCTCTTGGTTATGTGCTGATGTATTTCTTAAGAGGAAG CCTTCCATGGCAAGGTCTGAAAGCTGGCACAAAGAAGCAAAAGTATGATAGAATCAGTGAAAAGAAAATGTTAACGCCAGTTGAG CAGGTCCTCTGTAAATCATATCCAACAGAGTTTACTTCATACTTCCATTATTGTCGATCCTTACGATTTGAAGATAAACCAGATTACTCCTATTTAAGGAGACTCTTCCGTGACTTATTTATTCGCGAAG GGTACCAACTAGATTACGTATTTGACTGGACCATTATGAAGTATCCTCAATTTAGAGATAAAAGCAAACTTCAG TCTAGCGGCAAGACTAGTGGGTTGGCAGGCCCTTCTGCTGAACGAACTGAGAGAACTGCAG CTGAAGCTTTGTTTAGAAGAACTGGATCTGGTTCCGGTCACAATAGAGAACACACCAAGCACAGAAGTCTTCTAGAGTCCCTGATGCCATCCAAG GTTGTTGATTCAGATAGAACAAGGCCATCATCATCGTTGCGCAATGGAAGCACATCAAGAAGAGCCGTTCTTTCATCAAGCAAACCAAGCTCTTCTGGAGATCCAAGTGACCCAAACCGCATGGGCCGCATGGTCTCGAGTGCCAGCAGTCGCCCATCAACTACTGCCCAAAGGGCGCACCATCTGGGTGGGGCTGACATCAGGTCCTCGTCTTTATCGAAGATCGGAAGGTCTTCACATGATGACGCTGTCAGGAACTTTGAGCTGCTCTCAATTGGCGCTGACAGGAGAAAATAA
- the LOC120642441 gene encoding casein kinase 1-like isoform X4 produces MEQVVGGKFKLGKKIGSGSFGELYLAVNVQNGEEVAVKLESVKSRHPQLHYESKLYMLLQGGTGIPHLKWFGVEGEYNVMVIDLLGPSLEDLFNYCSRKFSLKTVLMLADQMISRVEYMHTKGFLHRDIKPDNFLMGLGRKANQVFVIDYGLAKKYRDLQTHKHIPYRENKNLTGTARYASVNTHLGVEQSRRDDLESLGYVLMYFLRGSLPWQGLKAGTKKQKYDRISEKKMLTPVEVLCKSYPTEFTSYFHYCRSLRFEDKPDYSYLRRLFRDLFIREGYQLDYVFDWTIMKYPQFRDKSKLQSSGKTSGLAGPSAERTERTAAEALFRRTGSGSGHNREHTKHRSLLESLMPSKVVDSDRTRPSSSLRNGSTSRRAVLSSSKPSSSGDPSDPNRMGRMVSSASSRPSTTAQRAHHLGGADIRSSSLSKIGRSSHDDAVRNFELLSIGADRRK; encoded by the exons ATGGAGCAGGTGGTCGGGGGGAAGTTCAAGCTCGGGAAGAAGATCGGTAGCGGGTCCTTCGGGGAGCTCTACCTCG CCGTGAACGTGCAGAATGGTGAGGAGGTGGCCGTCAAACTG GAATCAGTGAAATCACGGCATCCTCAGCTTCACTACGAATCAAAACTGTACATGCTTTTGCAGGGTGGAA CTGGGATTCCACATCTGAAGTGGTTCGGGGTGGAGGGGGAGTACAATGTCATGGTGATTGATCTGCTTGGTCCAAGTCTGGAGGACTTATTTAACTACTGCAGCAGAAAGTTCTCCCTCAAAACTGTACTAATGCTTGCAGATCAGATG ATCAGTAGAGTAGAGTATATGCACACAAAGGGGTTTCTACATCGTGATATCAAGCCTGATAATTTCCTCATGGGTTTAGGGCGCAAAGCAAACCAG GTATTTGTCATCGACTATGGCCTTGCGAAAAAATACCGAGACCTCCAAACTCATAAGCACATACCTTACAG GGAAAACAAAAACCTCACAGGGACAGCGCGATATGCCAGTGTAAATACCCATCTTGGAGTAG AACAAAGCAGGAGAGATGATCTGGAATCTCTTGGTTATGTGCTGATGTATTTCTTAAGAGGAAG CCTTCCATGGCAAGGTCTGAAAGCTGGCACAAAGAAGCAAAAGTATGATAGAATCAGTGAAAAGAAAATGTTAACGCCAGTTGAG GTCCTCTGTAAATCATATCCAACAGAGTTTACTTCATACTTCCATTATTGTCGATCCTTACGATTTGAAGATAAACCAGATTACTCCTATTTAAGGAGACTCTTCCGTGACTTATTTATTCGCGAAG GGTACCAACTAGATTACGTATTTGACTGGACCATTATGAAGTATCCTCAATTTAGAGATAAAAGCAAACTTCAG TCTAGCGGCAAGACTAGTGGGTTGGCAGGCCCTTCTGCTGAACGAACTGAGAGAACTGCAG CTGAAGCTTTGTTTAGAAGAACTGGATCTGGTTCCGGTCACAATAGAGAACACACCAAGCACAGAAGTCTTCTAGAGTCCCTGATGCCATCCAAG GTTGTTGATTCAGATAGAACAAGGCCATCATCATCGTTGCGCAATGGAAGCACATCAAGAAGAGCCGTTCTTTCATCAAGCAAACCAAGCTCTTCTGGAGATCCAAGTGACCCAAACCGCATGGGCCGCATGGTCTCGAGTGCCAGCAGTCGCCCATCAACTACTGCCCAAAGGGCGCACCATCTGGGTGGGGCTGACATCAGGTCCTCGTCTTTATCGAAGATCGGAAGGTCTTCACATGATGACGCTGTCAGGAACTTTGAGCTGCTCTCAATTGGCGCTGACAGGAGAAAATAA
- the LOC120640239 gene encoding uncharacterized protein LOC120640239 — MIETLTTTVTSLQMSLAELQKDMSSSSSGAGGFSEGQRHQDHPPRFQKMDFPRYDGKSDPLIFVNRCESYFHQQRIREEEKVWMASYNLEEGAQMWYIQVQQDEGTPSWRRFKEMLNLHYGPPLHSAPLADLADRRRTSTVAEYQDHFQALLPRAGPLDESQRVQLFTGGLQPPLSLNVRIQNPQTPAAAMSLARQFEMREQFTSTTTRAPGHNRVCKRLFLLNGVEEEDDRATEEAAVFAAKEEAPMLSLQALAGVAFSDMMQLEVQLGSASLVALLDSGSTHNFISEAAALRTGLHLQHRPRLTAMVATY, encoded by the exons ATGATCGAGACCTTGACCACGACCGTGACGTCCCTGCAAATGTCCTTGGCCGAGCTCCAGAAGGACATGTCTTCCTCGTCATCGGGCGCCGGCGGATTTTCGGAGGGACAGCGCCACCAGGATCATCCCCCACGGTTCCAAAAGATGGATTTTCCCCGGTACGACGGGAAATCCGATCCCCTGATCTTCGTCAATCGTTGCGAGTCATATTTTCATCAGCAACGGAtcagggaggaggagaaggtctGGATGGCCTCCTACAACTTGGAGGAGGGTGCGCAGATGTGGTACATCCAAGTCCAGCAGGATGAGGGCACCCCGTCTTGGCGTCGCTTCAAGGAGATGCTGAACCTGCACTATGGGCCGCCGCTTCATTCTGCCCCGCTGGCTGATTTGGCCGACCGCCGGCGGACGAGCACGGTCGCCGAGTATCAAGATCATTTCCAGGCGCTCCTTCCCCGTGCGGGTCCGCTCGATGAGTCGCAGCGGGTACAGCTGTTCACCGGTGGTCTCCAGCCGCCGCTCAGCCTCAACGTCCGCATCCAGAATCCCCaaaccccggccgccgccatgagtTTGGCCCGCCAGTTCGAGATGCGGGAGCAGTTCACGTCCACGACCACCAGGGCTCC GGGCCACAACCGCGTTTGCAAGCGGTTGTTCCTCCTCAATGGtgttgaggaggaggatgacAGGGCGACCGAGGAGGCCGCCGTGTTCGCGGCAAAGGAGGAGGCGCCCATGCTCTCCCTCCAGGCCCTAGCCGGTGTCGCCTTCTCCGACATGATGCAACTGGAGGTCCAGCTTGGCTCCGCTTCCCTCGTCGCCCTGCTGGATTCCGGCAGCACCCACAACTTCATCTCGGAGGCCGCGGCACTTCGGACGGGACTGCATCTACAACACCGCCCCCGCCTCACGGCCATGGTTGCCACGTATTAA
- the LOC120640240 gene encoding uncharacterized protein LOC120640240: protein MGASLMNRRTAPKAEEGPLVSIRCTPLHCKLTCVKPTCQRNLIECRLQRVPSSQRRTVDGPLLSQELNLTLYAENERLVAGSSCFSHGRVAVTYGGVAVGEGRVPGWCAGPRSTAEASAAARGAGVRLPEGQRRRLEAELRWGARTSTWRLSCSVTVTRRRGAPSCCGAKLPGLNCRHNRCEQQQQVAGVWSCARRPCRRRMRRLDGALWRWARCV from the exons ATGGGTGCCAGCTTGATGAATAGACGTACCGCGCCGAAGGCTGAAGAAGGGCCACTTGTCAGCATCCGTTGCACTCCATTGCACTGCAAGTTGACTTGTGTTAAGCCGACTTGTCAGAGAAACCTGATCGAATGCAGACTACAGAGAGTTCCCAGCTCACAGCGGAGAACGGTGGACGGCCCGTTGCTCTCGCAGGAGCTCAACCTCACCCTGTACGCGGAGAACGAGCGGCTGGTCGCGGGGAGCAGCTGCTTCAGCCACGGGCGCGTGGCCGTGACctacggcggcgtcgcggtggggGAAGGGCGCGTGCCGGGCTGGTGCGCCGGGCCGAGGAGCACGGCGGaggccagcgcggcggcgcgcggcgcgggcgtgcgGCTACCCGAGGGCCAGAGGCGGCGCCTCGAGGCCGAGCTGCGCTGGGGGGCGCGGACTTCGACGTGGAGGCTAAGCTGTTCCGTGACCGTGACGAGGAGACGCGGAGCCCCGTCCTGCTGCGGTGCAAAGCTGCCGGGCCTCAACTGCCGCCACAACCGCTGCGAG cagcagcaacaagtgGCGGGGGTGTGGAGttgcgcgcggcggccgtgtCGGCGGCGGATGCGGCGTCTTGACGGTGCACTGTGGCGATGGGCGCGCTGCGTGTAG